In Dysidea avara chromosome 3, odDysAvar1.4, whole genome shotgun sequence, a single window of DNA contains:
- the LOC136248333 gene encoding uncharacterized protein — MPAISSLKSNRTRARTALTKEEAEANSLLQRDLELNEEREVDRYLLSISRVILNLEAKLARLEAANEKLADALEQSEDTSSAEEFQSTLDADGEFTDGIIDRISQLRILKEEVERKRRLTQSKQSQKLEERLQQVQEQVRQLQSPSTGSMESGISRIWSQPSMAAIKPPKLDIAPFKGEVLKWQEFWDAFEASVDKADYAPVDKFNYLKSKLRGEALEAIAGYQLSNDNYKVVVDVLKRRFGRPQIIVDAHYRSLSHLPPAKSHVAQLRHCYDTIECHLRSLQAIGENIDHRHFVALILEKLPQKVRYQLYMQKPEDEEWTVTKLRMSLGRHISAMEMAGSESSDHEAPTSSNSNHGGQRKLKSTAGGLLAGNGQYKGNNPQRGTQSYQPRCFYCAETHWSDECSKYSTLQARKEKLKGCCFNCLKNGHILKDCKVDSLCSLWKEGESSQKPL, encoded by the coding sequence TAGTAGTTTGAAGAGCAACAGGACGAGGGCAAGGACTGCATTGACTAAAGAAGAAGCGGAAGCAAACTCACTATTACAGAGAGACTTAGAGCTGAACGAAGAAAGAGAGGTTGACAGATACTTGCTATCAATTAGCAGAGTAATTTTAAATCTCGAAGCTAAGTTGGCACGCTTGGAGGCGGCCAATGAGAAGCTAGCAGATGCACTTGAGCAGAGTGAGGATACCTCGTCAGCAGAGGAATTTCAAAGTACCCTAGATGCAGATGGGGAGTTTACTGATGGAATTATTGACAGAATTTCACAATTGAGAATACTTAAGGAAGAAGTAGAGAGAAAGCGTAGATTAACTCAGTCAAAACAAAGTCAGAAATTAGAAGAAAGACTCCAGCAAGTGCAAGAACAAGTTAGACAACTGCAATCACCATCAACAGGAAGCATGGAATCAGGAATATCCAGAATCTGGTCACAGCCATCAATGGCAGCAATAAAACCACCCAAGCTTGATATAGCCCCTTTTAAAGGAGAAGTATTAAAGTGGCAAGAGTTCTGGGATGCATTTGAAGCATCAGTAGATAAGGCAGACTACGCACCAGTTGACAAATTCAACTACCTAAAGTCAAAGTTAAGGGGGGAGGCTTTAGAGGCAATTGCAGGATATCAGTTATCCAATGATAACTACAAGGTTGTAGTTGATGTTTTGAAGAGAAGGTTTGGAAGACCACAGATTATTGTCGATGCACATTATCGCAGTTTATCACATCTGCCACCTGCAAAAAGTCATGTTGCACAATTAAGGCACTGCTATGACACCATTGAATGCCATTTGCGAAGCCTACAGGCAATTGGTGAGAACATTGACCATCGGCACTTCGTTGCCTTAATACTTGAGAAGCTTCCTCAGAAAGTTCGCTACCAACTATACATGCAGAAGCCAGAGGATGAAGAATGGACTGTTACTAAGTTGCGTATGTCGCTGGGGAGACACATTTCAGCCATGGAAATGGCAGGTAGTGAATCATCTGATCATGAAGCACCAACTAGTTCTAACTCCAATCATGGAGGTCAGCGAAAATTGAAGTCTACAGCAGGAGGACTATTAGCTGGGAATGGTCAATACAAAGGTAACAATCCACAGAGAGGGACCCAATCTTACCAGCCTCGTTGCTTTTACTGTGCTGAAACTCACTGGTCTGATGAATGCTCCAAGTATAGCACACTGCAAGCCAGGAAAGAGAAACTGAAAGGGTGCTGTTTCAACTGTTTAAAGAATGGCCACATTTTGAAGGACTGCAAGGTTGACAGCCTGTGCTCATTGTGGAAAGAAGGGGAGTCATCACAGAAGCCTTTGTAG